The proteins below are encoded in one region of Telopea speciosissima isolate NSW1024214 ecotype Mountain lineage chromosome 10, Tspe_v1, whole genome shotgun sequence:
- the LOC122642274 gene encoding uricase-2 isozyme 1, translating to MANVVDGLKFEQQHGKSRVRVSRVWRKVDGRDLIVEWNVNTSLFSDCLPAYVRGDNSDIVTTDTMKNTVYAKAKECAEVTSVESFAIELGKHFTSYYRQVTAAVITIVEKPWERVHVDGQPHEHGFKLGSEKHTTEVTVNNSGAVLVTSGIEGLALLKTTKSGFEGYIKDKYTALPETKERILATEVSALWRYKFESLSSIPLKPLYFSERYLDVKKVLERTFFGPPKEGVYSPSVQGTLYDMSQAVISRFPDISSIQLKMPNLHFLPVNLPNKNSPSIVKFDDDVYTPTDEPHGTIQASLSRISSRM from the exons ATGGCAAATGTAGTTGATGGCTTGAAATTTGAGCAGCAACATGGGAAGTCGAGAGTCagggtttctagggtttggagGAAGGTAGATGGTCGTGATTTGATTGTTGAATGGAATGTGAACACAAGCCTCTTCTCCGATTGTTTACCTGCGTATGTCCGGGGTGATAACTCAGATATTGTGACCACCGATACCATGAAAAACACT GTATATGCAAAAGCAAAGGAATGTGCAGAGGTTACTTCGGTTGAGAGCTTTGCAATCGAACTTGGGAAACACTTTACATCATACTATCGGCAG GTTACAGCTGCAGTAATCACAATAGTGGAAAAACCATGGGAACGTGTACATGTAGATGGTCAACCACATGAACATG GATTTAAACTTGGATCCGAAAAACATACAACAGAAGTTACAGTGAATAACTCTGGTGCTGTATTAGTAACTTCTGGAATCGAAGGGTTGGCTTTGCTGAAAACAACCAAG TCAGGTTTTGAAGGATATATTAAGGACAAATACACTGCCCTGCCTGAAACAAAGGAAAGGATATTGGCAACTGAAGTCAGTGCTTTATGGAG GTACAAATTTGAATCCCTTTCTAGCATTCCTTTGAAGCCTCTTTACTTTTCGGAGAGATACCTGGATGTAAAGAAAGTACTGGAAAGGACCTTTTTTGGTCCTCCGAAAGAGGGAGTTTATAGCCCCTCAGTTCAAGGCACTCTTTATGACATGTCCCAGGCTGTTATTAgcag GTTCCCAGATATATCATCCATCCAACTAAAAATGCCTAATCTCCATTTCTTACCAGTCAATCTACCAAACAAGAATAGTCCAAGTATTGTGAAG TTTGATGATGATGTCTATACACCAACTGATGAACCACATGGGACAATTCAAGCTAGCTTGAGCCGCATCTCGTCCAGGATGTAG